In Solanum lycopersicum chromosome 5, SLM_r2.1, the following are encoded in one genomic region:
- the LOC101266123 gene encoding amine oxidase [copper-containing] zeta, peroxisomal → MASAQEKTTVSAPSRNASAASETEWNAGGTVTDVSDLSSTRSASSAAPSTLTAVIDSIDRPSAQNQQPAVKGLPTLLRAQTHHPLDPLTAAEISVAVATVRAAGSTPEVRDSMRFVEVVLVEPDKSVVALADAYFFPPFQPSLLPRTKGGPVIPSKLPPRKAKLIVYNKKSNETSIWIVELSQVHAVTRGGHHRGKVISSKVVPDIQPPMDAVEYAECEAVVKDFPPFRDAMKKRGIDDMDLVMVDAWCAGYFSDADAPNRRLGKPLIFCRTESDCPMENGYARPVEGIHIVVDMQNMVVIEFEDRKVVPLPPADPLRNYTAGETRGGVDRSDVKPLLIVQPEGPSFRVNGHFVEWQKWNFRIGFTPREGLVIYSVAYIDGSRGRRPVAHRLSFIEMVVPYGDPNEPHYRKNAFDAGEDGLGKNAHSLKKGCDCLGYIKYFDAHFTNFTGGVETIENCVCLHEEDHGILWKHQDWRTGLAEVRRSRRLTVSFICTVANYEYGFYWHFYQDGKIEAEVKLTGILSLGALLPGEVRKYGTTIAPGLYAPVHQHFFVARMDMAVDCKSGESHNQVVEVNARVEPPGENNVHNNAFYAEERLLRTELEAMRDCNPLTARHWIIRNTRTVNRTGQLTGYKLVPGSNCLPLAGSEAKFLRRAAFLKHNLWVTPYSREEMFPGGEFPNQNPRVGEGLATWVQQNRSLEETQIVLWYIFGLIHVPRLEDWPVMPVEHIGFMLQPHGFFNCSPAVDVPPSMSDSDIKENGTVAKSCHNDGVMSKL, encoded by the exons ATGGCCTCAGCTCAGGAAAAGACGACGGTTTCTGCCCCTTCACGAAATGCTTCCGCCGCTTCTGAAACTGAATGGAATGCTGGTGGAACCGTAACTGATGTTTCTGATCTTTCATCCACCAGATCGGCTAGTTCTGCTGCTCCCTCTACTTTGACGGCTGTGATTGATTCTATTGATCGTCCTTCTGCGCAAAATCAGCAGCCTGCTGTGAAAG GACTGCCTACCTTATTGAGGGCTCAAACTCACCATCCCTTGGACCCCTTAACTGCTGCTGAAATTTCTGTGGCCGTGGCAACTGTCAGGGCAGCTGGAAGCACTCCCGAG GTGAGAGATAGCATGCGCTTTGTTGAGGTTGTTTTGGTGGAACCAGATAAGAGTGTGGTTGCTTTAGCTGATGCGTACTTCTTTCCTCCTTTTCAACCATCTTTATTGCCGAGAACAAAAGGTGGGCCTGTAATTCCCAGTAAACTTCCTCCAAGGAAAGCTAAACTGATTGTTTATAACAAGAAATCAAATGAGACCAGCATATGGATTGTTGAGCTCTCACAGGTTCATGCTGTCACTCGAGGAGGCCACCACCGTGGCAAAGTCATTTCATCTAAAGTCGTGCCCGATATACAGCCACCAATG GACGCCGTTGAATATGCTGAATGCGAAGCCGTGGTGAAGGATTTCCCTCCTTTTCGTGATGCAATGAAGAAGAGAGGAATAGATGATATGGATCTTGTGATGGTCGATGCCTG GTGTGCAGGTTACTTCAGTGATGCTGATGCACCTAACCGCCGTCTAGGAAAACCTCTTATCTTTTGTAGAACTGAGAGTGACTGTCCTATGGAAAATGGCTATGCTCGCCCAGTTGAAGGAATTCATATAGTTGTTGATATGCAGAATATGGTTGTGATAGAGTTTGAAGATCGTAAAGTGGTTCCATTACCACCGGCTGATCCATTGAGAAATTACACTGCCGGTGAAACGAGAGGAGGGGTTGACCGAAGCGATGTTAAACCTCTTCTTATTGTTCAACCTGAAGGTCCTAGCTTCCGTGTCAATGGACACTTTGTTGAATGGCAGaag TGGAACTTTCGTATTGGTTTTACCCCCAGGGAGGGCCTGGTTATCTATTCTGTTGCGTATATTGATGGTAGCAGAGGCCGTAGACCTGTTGCTCATAGACTGAGCTTCATTGAAATGGTTGTGCCCTATGGGGATCCAAATGAGCCACATTACAGAAAAAATGCTTTTGATGCAGGGGAAGATGGGCTTGGTAAAAATGCACATTCCTTAAAGAAG GGTTGTGATTGCTTAGGTTACATTAAATATTTCGATGCGCATTTTACAAATTTCACTGGCGGTGTTGAGACAATTGAAAATTGTGTCTGTTTACACGAGGAGGATCATGGAATCTTATGGAAGCATCAAGATTGGAGAACTGGTTTAGCTGAAGTACGACGCTCCAGACGGCTAACTGTGTCTTTCATCTGTACCGTGGCAAACTATGAATATGGATTTTACTGGCATTTTTATCAG GATGGGAAGATCGAGGCTGAGGTCAAGCTGACTGGAATTCTCAGCTTAGGTGCTCTTCTACCAGGGGAAGTTCGAAAATATGGAACAACTATTGCACCTGGCTTGTATGCACCTGTACATCAGCACTTCTTTGTGGCTCGCATGGATATGGCTGTTGATTGCAAATCAGGGGAATCACATAATCAG GTGGTTGAAGTAAACGCTAGAGTTGAACCACCAGGAGAAAATAATGTTCATAATAATGCATTTTATGCTGAAGAAAGATTGCTTAGAACTGAACTGGAAGCAATGCGTGATTGTAATCCTTTAACTGCACGCCATTGGATT ATCCGGAACACAAGAACAGTCAATCGCACTGGGCAGTTAACTGGTTATAAGCTAGTACCAGGTTCAAATTGTCTGCCACTAGCTGGTTCAGAGGCAAAATTCTTGAGGAGAGCTGCCTTCTTAAAGCATAATCTTTGGGTCACCCCTTACTCTCGTGAAGAGATGTTTCCTGGAGGAGAGTTTCCAAATCAAAATCCCCGTGTTGGTGAAGGTTTGGCTACTTGGGTTCAGCAGAATCGATCCCTAGAAGAAACGCAAATAGTTCTTTG GTATATTTTTGGACTTATACATGTTCCACGGCTAGAAGACTGGCCTGTCATGCCAGTGGAACACATTGGTTTTATGCTCCAG CCTCATGGGTTCTTCAATTGCTCCCCAGCTGTTGATGTTCCTCCCAGCATGTCTGACTCAGATATTAAGGAAAACGGGACAGTGGCAAAGTCTTGCCACAACGATGGTGTAATGTCTAAGCTTTGA
- the LOC101244487 gene encoding transcription factor SRM1-like translates to MRDSSNRSFKLFGVKINNDEKKKGKRWSEEEHRAFLCGLEKLGTGNWSEIAKQFVPSRTRTQISSHAQKYFAWQKTRNDKAAKSTSNVELSSSTSGKEERPLSPMPISYNDSNNGDSVNLLSRKQEGKWTEEEHEAFLIGMEKVGRNWTRVSKEFVLSRTPTQITSHAQKYFEGLRNDRGPKRSVFDITLERQSTTTCPESVTKAKQVLK, encoded by the coding sequence ATGCGGGATAGCAGCAATCGTAGTTTTAAACTATTTGGTGTTAAGATcaataatgatgaaaaaaagaaaggaaaaagatgGAGTGAAGAGGAACATCGGGCGTTCTTGTGTGGATTGGAGAAACTAGGAACAGGAAATTGGAGTGAAATCGCTAAACAGTTTGTGCCAAGCAGAACGAGAACACAAATTTCGAGTCATGCTCAGAAATATTTTGCATGGCAAAAGACTAGGAATGACAAAGCAGCGAAATCAACAAGTAATGTGGAGTTGTCATCGTCTACTTCAGGGAAAGAAGAAAGACCACTTTCACCAATGCCAATCAGTTACAATGATTCTAATAATGGGGACTCAGTGAATTTACTATCAAGGAAGCAGGAAGGAAAATGGACTGAAGAGGAACACGAAGCATTCTTGATTGGAATGGAGAAAGTGGGAAGAAATTGGACTAGAGTTTCCAAGGAGTTTGTGCTAAGTAGGACGCCAACGCAAATCACGAGCCACGCTCAGAAATATTTTGAGGGTCTAAGAAACGACAGAGGACCCAAACGCAGTGTCTTTGACATCACTTTGGAACGACAATCCACAACTACTTGTCCAGAATCTGTCACGAAAGCCAAACAAGTCTTGaaatga
- the LOC101265542 gene encoding F-box protein At1g70590: MAMAAISPESQMIQRTWPCNSDGGPRFTAISFIGKHVNKNDNRRITNNPTTNNFQISPKNQDFADFSQLPDDVLLKIAANFTLPNLRAASQVCKSWCDGLKPLREAMLFLKNGKRFKHGRGGVKPDLNKALESFLKGAALGSTLAMVDAGLVYWEMERKEQGIAFYRKAAALGDPAGQCNLGICLLQVNPTDTEEAIKWLYKASVAGYVRAQYQLALCLHKNRGPSRNLREAVRWFLKAAEGGYVHAMYNIAVRYSVGEGLVQSHKLARKWMKRAADRGHSKAQFEHGLSLFSEGNMKKAVVYLELATRAGETAADHVKYVILQEMSTSCRDRAMLLADNWRPLPSSSH, from the exons ATGGCAATGGCAGCGATTTCACCTGAATCCCAAATGATTCAAAGAACATGGCCGTGTAATTCGGACGGTGGTCCTCGTTTCACCGCCATTTCGTTTATCGGAAAACATGTCAATAAGAATGATAATCGAAGAATAACAAACAACCCCACAACCAATAATTTCCAAATTAGTCCAAAAAATCAAGATTTCGCTGATTTTTCACAACTTCCTGACGATGTGCTATTGAAAATTGCAGCTAATTTCACTTTACCTAATTTACGTGCGGCTTCACAAGTATGTAAGTCTTGGTGTGATGGGTTGAAACCTTTAAGAGAAGCTATGTTGTTTCTTAAAAATGGGAAGCGGTTTAAGCATGGGCGTGGAGGGGTGAAACCTGATTTGAATAAGGCTCTTGAATCGTTCCTTAAAGGTGCGGCTCTTGGGTCTACGTTGGCTATGGTGGATGCTGGATTGGTTTATTGGGAAATGGAGAGGAAGGAACAAGGGATTGCTTTTTACAGAAAAGCAGCTGCGCTTGGTGATCCTGCTGGTCAGTGTAATTTGGGGATTTGCCTCTTGCAAG TTAACCCTACGGACACTGAGGAGGCTATTAAATGGCTGTACAAAGCTTCCGTTGCAGGCTATGTTCGAGCTCAATACCAACTTGCCCTTTGTTTACATAAAAATCGTGGCCCGAGTAGGAATCTTCGTGAAGcg GTAAGGTGGTTTCTGAAGGCAGCAGAAGGTGGATATGTACATGCTATGTACAATATAGCAGTGCGCTACTCAGTTGGAGAAGGTTTAGTTCAATCTCACAAACTAGCAAGGAAATGGATGAAGAGAGCAGCTGATCGCGGGCATAGCAAAGCCCAGTTTGAGCATGGACTCAGTCTATTTTCCGAAGGGAACATGAAGAAAGCTGTTGTATATTTGGAGCTTGCCACGCGTGCTGGTGAGACAGCAGCTGATCACGTCAAGTATGTTATACTTCAAGAGATGTCCACTTCTTGTCGTGACAGAGCCATGCTTCTTGCTGATAATTGGCGTCCTTTGCCTTCTTCGTCTCACTGA
- the LOC101244188 gene encoding pentatricopeptide repeat-containing protein At5g57250, mitochondrial: MIFSKISNIRPFSLALVSLLKSGFTPTATQFNQFLFFLSKSKRFKLIIHLVKSNQFKGDSKTRRIFIEALVKEDKYDEAVQCLKEKNTQMEKRLFDSLIQPLCKRNPEKALSILQDCSVSNGVLLSSYAFSSLIYCLCSQGKMDEAIQVLDLMNNEKNKYPFDNFVCSCVISGFLSVGKAELAVKFFENAVSLGYLKPNVVTCTGLLSAYCRLGRIDEVSDLLAQMQIYGLELDVVFYSNWIYGYFREGAIEEALCRHSEMVCRRIELDTISYTILIDGFSKEGHVEKAVGFLYAMRKRGLQPNLVTLTAVILGFCKKGKLSEAFAVFKIVEDLQIEADEFIYAVLIDGVCRKGDIERAFELLGEMEKKGIKPSVVTYNTIINGLCKVGRMIEADDVSKGIPGDIITYSTLLHGYMQEENFAGMLETKNRVEAADVSLDITMCNLLIKGLFMMGLFEDALAIYKKISDMGLTSNYVTYCTMIEGYSKVGMLDEALEIFDEYRKASITSAACYNCTIQGLCENDMPDMAVEVFVELIDRGLPLSTRIYMILIKKIFGVKGADGVVDLFQRLGRIEHENFGLLCNDAVSFLCNKGLSEAAFDLLMVIQSNAFVLSKNSYYLIMRSLLYGGKTFLTGLLLTTFIKNYGMFELREKEILVYFLCIKNVETAVRFLATMKGDVSRVTFPAIILRTLTKGGRYLDAFDLVMGAGDKLPLLDVVDYSIVIDGLCKGGHIDRALDLCNFAKNKGISFNIITYNSVINGLCRQGCVVEAFRLFDSLEKNNIVPSEITYGILINTLSKEGLLEDATRLFEEMSLKDLRPNTHIYNSLIDGCSKSGQVQETLKLLLDLQAKGLTPDEFTVGAVLNSYCQKGDMEGALGFFSEFKMRGTLPDFLGFMYLVRGLCDKGRMEESRCILREMFQSKSVIDLLDRVESEIGTESIRSFLSLLCEQGSVQEAVNILNEVVTMFFPVREKRADSKDSPCKYKIDIDSRSCESRKLVKASNNCHSQDTQITQFLDFNSYYSCIALLCAKGEYDNANEVAKIVTGFT, from the coding sequence ATGATTTTCTCTAAGATTTCTAACATTAGACCATTCTCTCTCGCCCTTGTTTCTCTATTGAAGAGTGGTTTCACTCCCACCGCTACTCAATTCAATCAATTCCTCTTCTTCCTTTCTAAATCCAAAAGATTCAAACTAATCATACATTTGGTGAAATCAAACCAATTCAAAGGAGATTCCAAGACACGCAGAATTTTCATAGAAGCGCTTGTCAAAGAGGATAAATATGATGAGGCAGTTCAGTGCTTGAAGGAGAAGAATACCCAGATGGAGAAACGCTTATTTGATTCATTAATTCAACCCCTCTGTAAAAGAAACCCCGAGAAGGCGCTTTCTATACTGCAGGATTGCTCAGTGAGTAATGGTGTTTTGCTTTCTTCGTACGCTTTTTCTTCATTGATTTACTGTCTATGTAGTCAGGGAAAGATGGATGAGGCAATTCAAGTGTTAGATTTGATGaacaatgagaaaaataaatacccATTTGATAATTTTGTATGTAGTTGTGTGATTTCTGGGTTTTTGAGTGTTGGAAAGGCTGAACTTGCGGTTAAGTTCTTTGAGAATGCTGTGAGTTTAGGTTATTTGAAGCCCAATGTTGTTACTTGTACAGGACTATTAAGTGCTTATTGTAGGTTAGGAAGAATCGATGAGGTTTCGGATTTACTTGCTCAGATGCAGATATATGGATTAGAATTAGATGTTGTCTTTTACAGTAATTGGATTTATGGGTATTTTAGAGAAGGAGCAATTGAAGAGGCACTGTGCAGACACAGTGAGATGGTGTGTAGGAGAATTGAGTTAGATACAATAAGCTATACAATACTTATTGATGGGTTTTCAAAGGAGGGGCATGTGGAGAAAGCAGTTGGTTTCCTATACGCAATGAGAAAACGTGGTCTGCAACCTAATTTGGTTACTCTTACAGCAGTGatattaggattttgcaagaaagggaAACTGAGTGAGGCATTTGCAGTGTTTAAGATTGTTGAAGATTTGCAGATTGAAGCGGATGAGTTTATCTATGCAGTGTTAATTGATGGTGTGTGCAGGAAGGGTGATATAGAACGCGCATTTGAGTTGCTCGGTGAAATGGAGAAGAAAGGCATAAAACCTAGTGTTGTCACGTACAACACCATTATTAATGGATTGTGCAAAGTAGGGAGGATGATTGAGGCAGATGACGTGTCTAAGGGAATCCCCGGAGATATTATCACATATAGTACGTTGTTACATGGTTATATGCAAGAAGAAAATTTCGCAGGAATGCTAGAAACAAAAAATCGAGTTGAAGCAGCTGATGTTTCTCTGGATATTACTATGTGCAACTTGCTTATAAAAGGCCTATTTATGATGGGATTGTTTGAGGATGCTCTTGccatatataagaaaatatcagACATGGGCTTGACTTCCAATTATGTTACTTACTGTACAATGATTGAAGGTTACTCTAAAGTAGGAATGCTAGATGAGGCACTTGAGATATTTGATGAATATCGGAAGGCATCTATAACTTCAGCTGCATGTTACAATTGCACCATTCAGGGGCTTTGTGAGAATGACATGCCGGACATGGCAGTTGAAGTATTTGTTGAACTAATAGATCGAGGTCTGCCTTTAAGTACAAGGATCTATATGATATTGATCAAAAAGATCTTTGGAGTTAAGGGTGCTGATGGAGTTGTAGATTTGTTTCAGAGATTGGGAAGAATTGAGCATGAAAATTTTGGTTTATTGTGTAACGATGCTGTCTCTTTCCTGTGCAACAAAGGATTATCAGAGGCTGCATTCGATCTATTAATGGTGATCCAAAGTAATGCTTTTGTACTAAGCAAGAACTCTTACTATCTTATAATGAGATCTCTTCTCTATGGTGGCAAAACCTTTTTGACTGGCCTCCTTTTGACaacattcataaaaaattatgggATGTTTGAGCTTAGAGAAAAGGAGATACTTGTGTACTTTCTTTGCATTAAAAATGTAGAAACAGCAGTTCGGTTTCTTGCTACTATGAAAGGTGACGTATCTAGGGTAACTTTTCCTGCTATAATTTTGAGGACACTGACAAAAGGTGGCCGATATCTGGATGCTTTTGACCTTGTTATGGGAGCGGGAGATAAGCTACCACTCTTGGATGTGGTTGACTACTCAATTGTTATTGACGGCCTTTGCAAAGGAGGACATATTGACAGGGCATTAGATCTCTGTAATTTTGCCAAGAATAAAGGAATTTCTTTCAATATTATAACCTATAACTCAGTTATCAATGGGTTGTGTCGTCAAGGGTGCGTGGTTGAAGCTTTTCGGTTATTCGATTCATTAGAAAAGAATAATATAGTTCCTTCTGAAATCACATATGGTATACTCATTAACACTTTATCAAAAGAAGGTCTTTTAGAAGATGCGACGAGGTTGTTTGAGGAAATGTCCCTGAAGGATCTTAGACCGAATACTCACATATACAATTCATTAATTGATGGATGCAGCAAGTCAGGTCAAGTCCAGGAAACTTTGAAGCTTCTTCTTGATTTGCAAGCTAAAGGCCTAACTCCAGATGAATTCACTGTCGGTGCAGTACTTAACAGCTATTGTCAGAAGGGTGACATGGAGGGAGCTCTTGGCTTCTTTTCTGAGTTCAAAATGAGAGGTACACTTCCTGATTTCTTGGGTTTCATGTACTTGGTGAGAGGCTTATGTGATAAAGGGAGGATGGAAGAATCTCGATGCATTTTGAGGGAGATGTTCCAATCAAAATCTGTCATTGATCTTCTTGATAGAGTTGAAAGTGAAATTGGAACAGAGTCAATTAGAAGTTTTCTTTCTCTGTTGTGTGAGCAAGGAAGCGTCCAAGAGGCAGTTAATATTCTCAATGAAGTGGTGACCATGTTTTTCCCTGTTAGAGAGAAGAGAGCCGATTCTAAAGACTCACCCTGCAAATACAAAATAGATATAGACTCCAGGTCATGTGAGAGTCGGAAATTGGTGAAGGCATCAAACAACTGTCATAGTCAAGACACTCAAATAACGCAGTTCCTCGACTTCAATTCTTATTATTCTTGTATTGCTTTATTGTGTGCAAAAGGGGAGTATGATAATGCCAATGAAGTGGCAAAAATTGTTACTGGTTTCACGTAG
- the LOC101265825 gene encoding transcription factor KUA1 gives MANTIKLFGAEIHVNNVEESTSCCTSRRSSKGGRWSEDEQRAFLIGLDKVGKGNWTRIAKEFVPTRTPTQVASHAQKYFDRQKENKVNKHKKRSVFDIDLDEESSNTRLELLSKRAYNKKDHKEILNEESPISAMPIRYILPPNGSYACYEFNFMSISSTNATPVVRGASSQSSSASTDDLDLSL, from the coding sequence ATGGCAAATACCATCAAATTGTTTGGCGCTGAAATTCATGTGAACAACGTTGAAGAATCAACGAGTTGTTGTACTAGTCGTCGTAGTAGTAAGGGAGGAAGATGGAGTGAAGATGAACAGAGAGCGTTCTTGATTGGATTGGATAAAGTTGGAAAAGGAAATTGGACTCGAATTGCTAAAGAGTTTGTGCCAACTAGGACACCAACACAAGTTGCGAGTCATGCCCAGAAGTATTTTGAtagacaaaaagaaaacaaagtaaACAAACACAAAAAGCGCAGTGTCTTTGACATTGATTTGGACGAAGAATCCTCAAATACTCGTCTTGAATTGTTGTCGAAAAGGGCGTATAACAAGAAAGATCACAAAGAGATTTtgaatgaagaaagtccaattTCAGCAATGCCAATCAGATACATACTTCCTCCTAATGGAAGCTATGCCTGTTATGAGTTTAATTTCATGTCAATATCGTCAACTAATGCAACTCCAGTAGTCCGCGGGGCTTCGTCTCAGTCTAGTTCTGCGTCCACGGATGATTTAGATCTATCTCTCTAG